From Jiangella mangrovi:
ACTTGGCCTGCGCCTTCCAGCAGCGGGTCCGGAACCGGCAGCCCGACGGCGGGTTGGCCGGGTTCGGGACGTCGCCCTTCAGCGTGATCCGCTCGCGGGCGCCGCGCAGCCGCGGGTCCGGCACCGGCACGGCCGACAGCAGTGCCTGCGTGTACGGGTGCTGCGGCGCGGTGAAGATCTCGTCGCGGGTGCCGGTCTCGACGATGACGCCGAGGTACATGACGGCGATCCGGTGCGACACGTGCCGCACGATCGAGAGGTCGTGCGAGATGAACAGGTACGCCAGCCCCAGCCGCTGCTGCAGCTCGCGCAGCTTGTTCACCACCTGCGCCTGGATCGACACGTCCAGCGCCGACACCGGCTCGTCGAGCACCAGCAGCTCCGGGTCGAGCGAGAGCGCGCGGGCGATGCCAATGCGCTGGCGCTGGCCGCCGGAGAACTCGTGCGCGTATCGGTTGGCGTGCTCGGGCTGCAGACCGACGAGGTCGAGCAGCTCGGACACTCGGTCGGCGCCGCCCTGCCGGTACTTGCCCTGCACCCGCAGCGGCTCGGCGATGATGTCGTGCACCGTCATCCGCGGCGACAGCGACGCGTACGGGTCCTGGAAGACGATCTGCGTCTTGCTGCGCCACGGCCGCAGGTCCGCCTCGCTCATGGTCGAGAGGTCGTGGCCGTTGTAGAGGATGCGCCCCGACGTCGGCTCGAGCAGCCGCACGACCATGCGCCCGGTGGTGGACTTCCCGCAGCCGGACTCGCCGACCAGGCTCAGCGTCTCGCCCTGGTCGATGGCGAACGAGACGCCGTCGACCGCGCGGACCGCCCCGACCTCGCGGCGGAACACGCCGCCGCGGATCGGGAAGTGCATCTTCAGGTCCTCGACGCGCAGGACCTCCTCGCCCAGGCGCTCGAGCCGGTCGGCGGCCGCGGTCTCGACGGTCATCGGGTCACCTCCGTGGGGACGCCCGCGAGCTCCTCGGCGAAGTGGCAGGCCGTCCGGTGGATCGCGGTGCCGTTGCCGACGACCCGCAGGTCCGGCCGCTCGGTGCGGCAGCGGTCGCGGGCCAGCGGGCAGCGCGGGTGGAACGGGCAGCCCGGCGGCGGGGCGAGCAGACTCGGCGGGCTGCCCGGGATCGGGTGCAGCTCGTCGACGTCGCGGTCCAGCCGGGGCAGGCTCTCGAGCAGCCCGACGGTGTACGGGTGCCGCGGCGCGGTGAAGACGGTGGTGACATCGCCCTGCTCGACGACGCGGCCGGCGTACATGACGACGACGCGGTCGGCGAGCTCGGCCACCACACCCAGGTCGTGCGTGATGAGCAGCGTCGCCGCCTGCGTCTCCTGCTGCGCGATCTTGAGCAGGTCGAGCACCTGCGCCTGGATGGTGACGTCGAGCGCCGTCGTCGGCTCGTCGGCGATGAGCAGGCTCGGGCCGTTGGCGATCGCCATGGCGATCATGGCCCGCTGGCGCATGCCGCCGGAGAACTCGTGCGGGTACTGCTTGAACCGGGCCGGGGCGTCGGGCATGCCGACCAGCGCCAGCAGCTCGATCGCGCGGTCGCGGGCGGCTGCCTTCGACATCTTCTTGTCGTGCAGCCGCAGCGCCTCGACGATCTGCCGGCCGATGGTGACGACCGGGTTGAGCGCGGTCATCGGGTCCTGGAAGATCATCGCGATCTCGGCGCCGCGGATGGCCCGCAGTTCCTTGGCCGGCAGCGCGGCGAGGTCGCGGCCGCGGAACCGGATCGCCCCGCGCACCCGCCGGCCCGACTTCACCAGGCCGAGGATCGACATCGCGGTGACACTCTTGCCGGAGCCGGACTCGCCGACGACGCCGACGATCTCGCCCCGGTCGATGGTGAACGCGGCTCCGTCGACGGCCTTGACCACGCCCTCGTCGGTGCGGAACTCGACGGCGAGGTCGTCGACGACCAGCAGCGGCTCGGTGGTGGCGTCCAGCGTCATCAGGACCTCCCCGACTGCCGCGGGTCGACGGCGTCGCGCAGCCCGTCGCCGACGAAGTTGACCGCGAGCACCGTCGCGGCGATGGCCAGGCCCGGCGGCAGCCACAGCCACGGCATGGACTGGATGACGGTCAGGCTCTGCGCGTCGTTGAGCATGTTGCCCCAGCTGGCCTGCGGCGGCTGGACGCCGAGCCCGAGGAAGGACAGCACCGCCTCGGCCAGGATGGCGCCGGCGACCGTGATGGTGCCGACGACCACGATCTGGCCCATGGCGGCCGGCACGATGTGCTTGCGCAGCATCCAGCCGCGCGACGCCCCGGCCACCCGGGCGGCGTGCAGGTACTCGCGTTCGCGCACGGCCAGCGTGACACCGCGGACCAGCCGCGCCGTCGTCGGCCAGGTGGTGACGGCGATCGAGAGGATGAGGATCGGGATGCTCGGCCCCAGGATGCCGGCCAGCACGATGATGATGACGATGCTCGGGAACGACAGCATCATGTCCGCCGTCCGCATGAGGACGGTCTCCACCCAGCCACCGAACAGCCCGGCGACCGCGCCGACGATGGTGCCCAGCAGCACCGCCAGCAACGCCGCGCCCACGCCGACCAGCAGCGAGACCCGGGCCGCGTAGATCAGCCGGGCGAACACGTCGCGGCCGGACGCGTCGGTGCCGAGCCAGTGCTCGCCCGACGGCGCACGCCGGATCGCGCCGAGGTCGACGGCGGTGGGCGACTGCTGCGCGATGAGCGGCGCGAACACCGCCAGCAGCAGGATGAGAAGCAGGAACACGCTGCCGGCGACGGCGATCTTGTTGCGCCGGAACCGGCGCGCCGCCATGCCCAGCGGCGAGCGGCGAGTCGACCGCGTGACGGCCTCGCCGGTGGCCTCGGCCGCCAGCGCACCTTCGGCGGCGGCCACCTCGGGAGTGTCGAGGGACGGGCGCAGGTCGCTCATGTCACGTCACCTTCACTCTCGGGTCGACGGCGGCGTAGGCGATGTCGGCGAGCAGGTTGCAGATGAGCACCAGCGCGGCGACGTAGAGCGCGAAGCCGACGATCACCGGGTAGTCCTGCGCCGTCACCGCGCGCACCGCGAGCTGCCCCATGCCCGGCCAGGCGAAGACCTGCTCCAGGACCACGGCGCCGGCCAGCATCTGCGGGACGTTGATCATGATGATCGTGATGAGGGGGATCAGCGAGTTGCGCAGCGCGTGCCGCGTCACCACCCGTCCCGGCGCGGCGCCCTTGGCCTCGGCAGTGCGGACGTAGTCGGCGGACAGCTCGTCGATCAGGCTGCCGCGCACGTATCTCGTCAAGGGTCCGGCACTGGCCAGCCCGAGGATCGCCGCCGGCATGATCAGGTGCTGCAGGACGTCCGTCCCGCCCCCGCCGCCGGGTGTGGACATCCCCGACGACGGCAGCCAGCCCAGCTGCAGCGAGAAGATGTAGATCGAGACGATGCCGAGGAAGAACGACGGCACCGAGATGACGCCCAGGCTGAGCGCCGCGGCCGCGTAGTCGACGCTGGTGTTGCGGCGGACCGCCGCGATGGTGCCCAGCGGGATCGCGATCAGCAGCGAGATCGCGAGCGCGGTCGACATCAGCAGCACCGTCGGGCCGAGCCGCTTGAGGAGCAGGCCGCTGACCGGCTGCCGGTTGACGAACGAGTCGCCGAGATTGCCCGTGAGTGCGTCCAGGAACCAGCGGCCGTACTGGATGAGGATCGGGTCGTCGAGCCCGAGCTCCGCGCGCCGGGCCGCGATGAACGCCTCGCCGCCCTCCTGCATGTCCTCGGGCCTGATCATCATCCGCACCGGGTCGCCCGGGGCGGCTCGGACCAGCAGGAACACGCCGATCCCGATCAGGATGAACACGACGATGTTCACCAGGATCCGTCTGACGACGAACGCCGTCACCGCTCACCTCCTCTTCGTCCGGCCGCGGTGCCGGGCGGTCGCGCGTGGCGGCCGCCCGGCATCCGCGGGTCGTGCGGAACCTAGCGCTCCAGCGTCCATTCCTGGACGTTCCAGAACGGGTTCGTGAAGTCGCCGTTCGGGACGAAGCCCTTCAGCGCGTCGGTGTGCGCCCAGATGGTGTCCGGGTTGTACAGGTAGATCATCGGCACCTCGGCGTTCTCGATGCGCGCTGCCTGCTGGTAGAGGTCGTAGCGGGCGGCCTCGTCGACCGTCGCGTTGGCCTCGAGCATCAGCTGGTCGAACTCCTCGTTGCACCAGTACGACAGGTTGCCGCCGGCCGGGAAGTGTGTGCTGCAGGCGTTGATGGCGAACACGGCGAACGGCTCGGTGGCGTAGTTGCCGCCACCATAGAGCGTCATGTCGTAGGACTGGTTGTTCATCATGTCCGTCAGCTGGCCCGGCTGCACCTGGTTGAGCTCGAGCTTGATGCCGACCTCGTTGAGCTGGCTCTCCAGGATGGTGGCCGCCGTGTCGCGGTCGCGCTGGCCGGCGATCCAGGAGAGCTGGACCACCTGGTTCGGGTCCCAGTTCATCTCGGCCAGCAGCTCGCGGGCCTTGTCCGGGTCGTAGTCGTACGTCTCGAGGTCGTCCGGCATTGCGTCGTTCATGAAGCTGGCGTTGACCGGCGTGGCGTTCCCGCCGAGCGCCTCGTCGATGAGCTGCTGCCGGTCGACGGCGTACAGCATCGCCTGGCGCAGGCGCGGGTCCTGCAGGTACGGCTTCAGCTCGTTCACCGACGTGCGGATGTAGCCGGCGCCGGGGCCGGAGCCCACCTCGATGCCGTCCATCGCCTCGACCGTCTCGAGGTCGGGCGCGGCGATCTGCACCAGGTCCATCTCACCCGTGCCCAGCTGGGCGGTGGCGACGTCCGAGGTCACCGGCCGCAGGTAGATCTCGTCGATGTCCACCTCGCCCTCGCGGAACGACGGGTTCTTCACCAGGTGGACGTACTGGTCGGTGGCGTACTCCTGGAAGATGTACGGCCCCATGCCGACGTTCGGGCTCTGGGTGAAGAACTCCGCGGTGTCCATCTCGTCCACCGGCACGTCGGCGAGCACGTGCTGCGGCACGATCCAGATGTTGCCGGTCAGGCCCACGAGGCCGATGTTCGGCTTGGACAGCTGGATCTGGAAGGTGGTGTCGTCGGGGGCGGTGAACCCGGTGACGGTGTCGGCGGTGCCGGCCGCGACCTCGGGACCGCCGACGACGTCGGCGAACCGGCCCGACGCGGTGCTGCCCGTGTCCGGGTCGGCCATGAGGTTGTAGGTGAAGACGACGTCCTCGGCGGTGAAGGGCTCACCGTCGCTCCAGGTCAGGCCCTCCTGGAGCGTGTACGTGATGGTGAGGCCGTCCTCGGAGATCTCCGGCAGGTCGGCGGCCAGGCGCGGGTACAGCTTGTAGTCCGGGTCGACGCCCAGCAGCGAGTCGTAGATGAGGTTCATGACGACCCCGTCGGGGCCGCTGGCCGGGGCCATCGGGCTCCAGTTCGCCGCCGGCGGCTGGTACAGGTACGCGTTGAGCGTCGTGTCCTCGGAGCCGCTGCTGGCGCCGTCGTCACCGGAACCGCTGGTGTCCTCGTTCTGGGTCGGATCGGAACAGGCCGCGACGGCGAGGACCATCGCCATGCCGGCGGAGATCAGGGCTGCGCGTTGCGCTCGGGAACGTCTCACAGCTACCTCTCAGGGTTTGGTGGGTTCAGACGACGCGGTTGGTGAGGGCTCCGAGACCGGCGATGCGCACCGTCATCTCGTCACCCGAGGCGAGGAAGGTTCCGGACGCCGCACCGACCCCGGCCGGCGTCCCGGTCAGGATGATGTCGGTGGGCTCGAGTGTCATCAGCCGCGACGCGAACGAGACCAGCTCGGCCACGCTGAAGATCATGTCGGCGGTGCTCCCCTTCTGCCGGAGCGTGCCGTTGACCTCGAGCTCGACGTCGAGGTCCTGCGGATCGGGCACCTCGTCGGATGTGACGAGGTAGGGGCCGTACGGGGCGAACCCGTCCGGCCACTTGCCGGCGAGCCAGTCGAAGAAGCCGACCGCGGGGGACGAGGTGTCACGCTCGTACCCGTAGTCGACCGACCGGGCCGACACGTCGTTGCCCACGGCGTAGCCGGCCACGTGCTCGAGGGCCTGCTCCACCGGGATGTCCCTGCCGCCCACGCCCACGACGACGACCAGCTCGGCCTCCCAGTCGACCTGGGTGCTGACGGACGGGAGGGCGATGTCGGCGCCCGGGTCCGCGATCGACGTGCCGGGCTTGAGGAACAGCCGCGGCGCCAGGGTCTGCTTGTCCAGCGGAGCCCCGCCGCCCTCGGCGACGTGGTCCTGGTAGTTCGCGGCCACCGCCAGCACCTTCGTGGGGCGCGTGATCGGTGCGCGGACGGTGACGTCGGCGAGCCGGTGGGTCCCGACGGTGTCGCCCGGCCGCCAGCCGGTGGTGGTGCCGGCGCCGGCCGCGACCAGCGCGCCGAGGTCGCCGTCGCCGAGCTCGGCCACGGTGGCCGCGGCCTCGTCGGCGACGTACCCGTGCCGGGTGACGCCGTCGCGGGTATAGGTGACCAGCTTCATCGGCTGCCTTCCTGGAGGTCGACGGGTTGTCCGGACGCGGCCGACGTGCGGGCCGCGTCGACGATCTCGGCGATGTGGACGGCGTCGGCGGCGGACGGGCTGGGCGGGCGGCCGGCGGTGATCGCCGCGTGCAGCTCGTCCAGTAGGCGGTCCACGGTGCTCGGGCCGTGCCAAGTCGACGACAGCCGGCCGCGAGGTCCGACGCCAGTCCCCGATGTATTGCTCGACGCCTCGCCCCGGCGGAGGACGACAGCCGGGCGCGAGGCGTCGATGTCGAGGACGCCGTGCGAGCCGCTGACGCGGTAGCGGTGCACGGCGAGTCCGGCCGGCCGGGTGTCGGCCAGCTCGTTGGTCCGGCCGACGCTGATGGTGCTGGTCAGGCCGTTCTCGTGGGTGAGGAAGAGCAGCGCGAAGTCGTCGCCGGCGCCCTCGGCCCAGTGCGTCGTGAGCCGGGCGTACACGCGGCGGACCCGCAGGCCGGTGAGCGCGAGCACCACGTCGACCGGGTAGACGGCGAAGTTGGCCAGCTCGCCCGCCGGCGACGGGGTGCCACCGGCCACGAGGAAGTCGGCCTGCACGTTCCACGGCAGCCCGACCTTGCCCCCGGCGACCGCGCCGCGCGCGGCCGCGATCATCGGGTGGAACCGCTGGTGGTGAGCCGGCAGGCAGACCTTCCCGGTCTCGGCGGCGACGGCGGCGACCTTGGCCGCGTCGGCCGCGGTCAGCGCCAGCGGCTTGTCGACCAGGACGTGCTTGCCGGCCTGCAGGGCGGCGATGACGGCGTCGGCACGGCGGTCCGGCTCGACGCAGACGCTCACGACGTCGACGGCGGGGTCGTCCACGGCGCCGGCGTCGGCCGCGGTCGCGACGACCTCGAAGCCGGGATGCGCCTCGAAGGCGGGCCGGTACATCGCGCTCTGGTGGTCCTGGTCCGGCCCGAGCCCGGCGAAGCCGAGCAGCAGCACGCCGAGAGTCGTGTCACTCATGCGTGCACCCCCTGCATGACCTCGTCGAGCGTGACCGGCTCGCCGCGCTCGATGGACAGCTCGGTCGCGACGCCCAGCGCGACCGCGCGAACGCCGTCGGCCGGGGTCATCGCCCGCTCGGCGGCGGGGTCGGCGACGGCGTCGAGGAACGCGTCGAGCTGCACGGCGAACCCATTGGCGGCCTGCGGGTGCAGCAGGCTGGTGCCGGACTCGGTCACGACGGTGGAGCCCCAGCCGTCGGCGGGCAGTTGCAGCACGCCGTCGGTGCCGGCGACCAGCACGTCGCGGCGGTCCAGCGTCGAGGGCCGGTGCCCGCGGCTCATCTCGCAGACCGCGTCGGCGCCGCCGGCGTACTCCACGTGCATCTCCAGGTAGTCGTAGATTCGCAGCTCGGCGGCGGTCTGGGCGCGGCCCCTGGCGTAGACGACGGTGGGCTCGTCGCGCAGCCACCACGTCACCAGGTCGAGCAGGTGGACGCCGTTGTGCAGCGCGTGCCCGCCGGACTTCGCCGGGTCGAGCACCCAGGCCCGCCAGTCCGGCCAGATCCAGCCGCCGAGCAGCGCGAACCGGGCGAACACCGGGCGGCCGACGGCGCCGTCGGCGATCGCGTCGTTCACCGCCCGGGCGTAGTCGTAGAACCGGTGCGTGTGGGCCGCCATGACGACGGTGCCGGCCTCGTCGAACGCGTCGGCGACGGCGTGGGCGGACGGGACCGTGATGGTGAGCGGCTTCTCCATCAGCAGGTGCTTGCCAGCGGCGGCGATCTGCAGTGCGATGGGCTCGTGCGTCATGTTCGGCGTGCACACGATCGCCGCGTCGATGTCGGGCCGGGCCAGCGCCTCGGCCAGGTCGGTGGTCCACGGCACGCCGCCGGCGGCGGTCGCGGCCGCACTGGCGCGGCCGGCGTCGACGTCGACGATGCCGGCGAGCCGGGCGCGGGCGCTGGCTCGCAGCGCGGCGCCGTGGTGGTCGGCGATGAAGCCGGCCCCGACGATCACCACGCCGAGCGGGCGGCTGTCGTCAATCACGGAATGGCGTGCCATGCCGAGTCATCTTTGGGTCGCGGCACCGCTGTGTCAAGGCCCGCCGCTATGACGATCGCGTAACGCAACGCAAAATGGAACGTCTTGCCATGCTTGACGAAGCAACCTACGCTTCCGGACAACGACACCACCGAGAGGCGTCGCGTGACGGCCATGTGCCGGGCCGCGACGCGGGAACAGGAGTCCGATGTCCCCGGGGATCGGCACGGCAGCCTCCGACCACAATCCACGCAACACGGCGACCCGCGGCTGGGCCTTGCACCAGGCCGCCGCTGAGGTCATTCCGGGCGGCGTGAACTCCGCGACGCGCTACGTGGGTCACCCGTACGCGTTCGGCGGTGGCGACGGCGCCTACGTCGTCGATCTCGACGGCAACCGCTACCTCGACTACCACGCCGCGTTCGGTGCGATCCTGCTCGGCCACAACTCGCCCGTGGTCGACGACCCGGTCCGGGCCGCCGTCGGCGCCCTCGACCTGTTCGGCCTCGGGGTCACCGAGCTCGAGGTCGAGCTGGCCACGCGCGTCACCGAGGCGATCCCGTCGGCCGAGATGATGATCGCCACCATGAGCGGCTCCGAGGCGACGGCGCAGGCGGTGCGGCTGGCCCGTGCGGCCACCGGCCGGCAGCTGCTGGTGAAGTTCCAGGGCGGCTTCCACGGCTGGCACGACGCCGTCGCCCGCAACGTCATCTCCCGCCCGGAGCTGGCGTACGGCCGCGACCCGCTGTCGGCCGGCATCCTCGACTCGGTCCTCGAGTCGACGCTGATCGCCGAGTTCAACGACCTCGACTCCGTCAAGGCGCTGTTCGAGCAGTACCCGGACCGGATCGCCGGGGTCATCATGGAGCCGATCCCGCACAACGTCGGCGCCCTGGTGCCCACCCAGGAGTTCGTCGACGGCCTGCGCGCGCTGACCGCCGACCACGGCGCCCTGCTCATCTTCGACGAGGTCATCACCGGCTTCCGGCACGCACTGGGCGGCTACCAGGAGGTCTGCGGCGTCCAGCCCGACCTCACGACGTTCGGCAAGGGCATGGCCAACGGCTACCCGATCGGCGGGCTGGCCGGGCCGCGCTCGCTCATG
This genomic window contains:
- a CDS encoding ABC transporter ATP-binding protein, which gives rise to MTVETAAADRLERLGEEVLRVEDLKMHFPIRGGVFRREVGAVRAVDGVSFAIDQGETLSLVGESGCGKSTTGRMVVRLLEPTSGRILYNGHDLSTMSEADLRPWRSKTQIVFQDPYASLSPRMTVHDIIAEPLRVQGKYRQGGADRVSELLDLVGLQPEHANRYAHEFSGGQRQRIGIARALSLDPELLVLDEPVSALDVSIQAQVVNKLRELQQRLGLAYLFISHDLSIVRHVSHRIAVMYLGVIVETGTRDEIFTAPQHPYTQALLSAVPVPDPRLRGARERITLKGDVPNPANPPSGCRFRTRCWKAQAKCAEEVPLLEDRLGTGHPSACHFPELLNVLPVSGAAS
- a CDS encoding ABC transporter ATP-binding protein; translated protein: MTLDATTEPLLVVDDLAVEFRTDEGVVKAVDGAAFTIDRGEIVGVVGESGSGKSVTAMSILGLVKSGRRVRGAIRFRGRDLAALPAKELRAIRGAEIAMIFQDPMTALNPVVTIGRQIVEALRLHDKKMSKAAARDRAIELLALVGMPDAPARFKQYPHEFSGGMRQRAMIAMAIANGPSLLIADEPTTALDVTIQAQVLDLLKIAQQETQAATLLITHDLGVVAELADRVVVMYAGRVVEQGDVTTVFTAPRHPYTVGLLESLPRLDRDVDELHPIPGSPPSLLAPPPGCPFHPRCPLARDRCRTERPDLRVVGNGTAIHRTACHFAEELAGVPTEVTR
- the opp4C gene encoding oligopeptide ABC transporter permease, which produces MSDLRPSLDTPEVAAAEGALAAEATGEAVTRSTRRSPLGMAARRFRRNKIAVAGSVFLLLILLLAVFAPLIAQQSPTAVDLGAIRRAPSGEHWLGTDASGRDVFARLIYAARVSLLVGVGAALLAVLLGTIVGAVAGLFGGWVETVLMRTADMMLSFPSIVIIIVLAGILGPSIPILILSIAVTTWPTTARLVRGVTLAVREREYLHAARVAGASRGWMLRKHIVPAAMGQIVVVGTITVAGAILAEAVLSFLGLGVQPPQASWGNMLNDAQSLTVIQSMPWLWLPPGLAIAATVLAVNFVGDGLRDAVDPRQSGRS
- a CDS encoding ABC transporter permease subunit, whose amino-acid sequence is MTAFVVRRILVNIVVFILIGIGVFLLVRAAPGDPVRMMIRPEDMQEGGEAFIAARRAELGLDDPILIQYGRWFLDALTGNLGDSFVNRQPVSGLLLKRLGPTVLLMSTALAISLLIAIPLGTIAAVRRNTSVDYAAAALSLGVISVPSFFLGIVSIYIFSLQLGWLPSSGMSTPGGGGGTDVLQHLIMPAAILGLASAGPLTRYVRGSLIDELSADYVRTAEAKGAAPGRVVTRHALRNSLIPLITIIMINVPQMLAGAVVLEQVFAWPGMGQLAVRAVTAQDYPVIVGFALYVAALVLICNLLADIAYAAVDPRVKVT
- a CDS encoding ABC transporter substrate-binding protein, with the protein product MAMVLAVAACSDPTQNEDTSGSGDDGASSGSEDTTLNAYLYQPPAANWSPMAPASGPDGVVMNLIYDSLLGVDPDYKLYPRLAADLPEISEDGLTITYTLQEGLTWSDGEPFTAEDVVFTYNLMADPDTGSTASGRFADVVGGPEVAAGTADTVTGFTAPDDTTFQIQLSKPNIGLVGLTGNIWIVPQHVLADVPVDEMDTAEFFTQSPNVGMGPYIFQEYATDQYVHLVKNPSFREGEVDIDEIYLRPVTSDVATAQLGTGEMDLVQIAAPDLETVEAMDGIEVGSGPGAGYIRTSVNELKPYLQDPRLRQAMLYAVDRQQLIDEALGGNATPVNASFMNDAMPDDLETYDYDPDKARELLAEMNWDPNQVVQLSWIAGQRDRDTAATILESQLNEVGIKLELNQVQPGQLTDMMNNQSYDMTLYGGGNYATEPFAVFAINACSTHFPAGGNLSYWCNEEFDQLMLEANATVDEAARYDLYQQAARIENAEVPMIYLYNPDTIWAHTDALKGFVPNGDFTNPFWNVQEWTLER
- a CDS encoding fumarylacetoacetate hydrolase family protein, coding for MKLVTYTRDGVTRHGYVADEAAATVAELGDGDLGALVAAGAGTTTGWRPGDTVGTHRLADVTVRAPITRPTKVLAVAANYQDHVAEGGGAPLDKQTLAPRLFLKPGTSIADPGADIALPSVSTQVDWEAELVVVVGVGGRDIPVEQALEHVAGYAVGNDVSARSVDYGYERDTSSPAVGFFDWLAGKWPDGFAPYGPYLVTSDEVPDPQDLDVELEVNGTLRQKGSTADMIFSVAELVSFASRLMTLEPTDIILTGTPAGVGAASGTFLASGDEMTVRIAGLGALTNRVV
- a CDS encoding Gfo/Idh/MocA family protein is translated as MSDTTLGVLLLGFAGLGPDQDHQSAMYRPAFEAHPGFEVVATAADAGAVDDPAVDVVSVCVEPDRRADAVIAALQAGKHVLVDKPLALTAADAAKVAAVAAETGKVCLPAHHQRFHPMIAAARGAVAGGKVGLPWNVQADFLVAGGTPSPAGELANFAVYPVDVVLALTGLRVRRVYARLTTHWAEGAGDDFALLFLTHENGLTSTISVGRTNELADTRPAGLAVHRYRVSGSHGVLDIDASRPAVVLRRGEASSNTSGTGVGPRGRLSSTWHGPSTVDRLLDELHAAITAGRPPSPSAADAVHIAEIVDAARTSAASGQPVDLQEGSR
- a CDS encoding Gfo/Idh/MocA family protein, coding for MARHSVIDDSRPLGVVIVGAGFIADHHGAALRASARARLAGIVDVDAGRASAAATAAGGVPWTTDLAEALARPDIDAAIVCTPNMTHEPIALQIAAAGKHLLMEKPLTITVPSAHAVADAFDEAGTVVMAAHTHRFYDYARAVNDAIADGAVGRPVFARFALLGGWIWPDWRAWVLDPAKSGGHALHNGVHLLDLVTWWLRDEPTVVYARGRAQTAAELRIYDYLEMHVEYAGGADAVCEMSRGHRPSTLDRRDVLVAGTDGVLQLPADGWGSTVVTESGTSLLHPQAANGFAVQLDAFLDAVADPAAERAMTPADGVRAVALGVATELSIERGEPVTLDEVMQGVHA
- a CDS encoding aspartate aminotransferase family protein, coding for MSPGIGTAASDHNPRNTATRGWALHQAAAEVIPGGVNSATRYVGHPYAFGGGDGAYVVDLDGNRYLDYHAAFGAILLGHNSPVVDDPVRAAVGALDLFGLGVTELEVELATRVTEAIPSAEMMIATMSGSEATAQAVRLARAATGRQLLVKFQGGFHGWHDAVARNVISRPELAYGRDPLSAGILDSVLESTLIAEFNDLDSVKALFEQYPDRIAGVIMEPIPHNVGALVPTQEFVDGLRALTADHGALLIFDEVITGFRHALGGYQEVCGVQPDLTTFGKGMANGYPIGGLAGPRSLMERFDGQKGDVLLAGTFNGYALGATAAIATIDHLRSNPDFYTRTHALGARMRSGLEGIVSELDLQATVAGFGGVFSLYFTAGPIKGYRDLMRNDDQAYATFHRRMTDAGFLMIPMSLKRNHISGSHTEEDVDRTLDAARDVLASMKADGSAH